In one Nicotiana sylvestris chromosome 8, ASM39365v2, whole genome shotgun sequence genomic region, the following are encoded:
- the LOC138876195 gene encoding uncharacterized protein: MIRIAALPNIEKGQSTYKLPRFNGQYYGWWKIRMHNFIMAEDSKLCDIIYDGPFVPTKTIGDPAVIVPKIRKEYNDADCKAIEKNFRAKKFLVCGIGIDEYNRISACQLAMEIWEALQIAHERTTQVKQFKIDMLTTEYELFKMKDDKSIQDMHTHFTSIINELHSLGEIIPRNKLVRKILSVLPGSWESKVNATTEAKDLQELTIDELVGNLKTYEIKKKKKKKKKKKKKKKKKKKKKKKKDN, from the coding sequence ATGATCCGCATAGCTGCTCTGCCAAACATCGAGAAAGGTCAGTCTACCTACAAACTGCCAAGATTTAACGGCCAGTACTATGGATGGTGGAAAATAAGGATGCACAACTTCATCATGGCTGAAGACTCAAAGCTCTGTGATATCATCTATGATGGACCCTTCGTTCCTACGAAAACTATTGGAGACCCCGCAGTGATAGTTCCTAAAATTAGAAAGGAATATAATGATGCTGACTGCAAGGCTATTGAAAAGAACTTTCGAGCTAAGAAATTCCTCGTCTGTGGGATTGGAATAGATGAGTATAATAGGATTTCAGCATGCCAATTAGCTATGGAGATCTGGGAAGCTCTCCAAATAGCTCATGAAAGGACAACACAGGTAAAGCAATTCAAGATTGACATGCTGACCACAGAGTATGAGCTTTTCAAAATGAAGGACGATAAGTCCATTCAGGATATGCACACTCACTTCACGTCTATCATCAATGAGCTTCACTCACTAGGAGAGATCATCCCTAGGAACAAACTTGTCAGGAAGATACTTAGTGTATTACCTGGTTCCTGGGAAAGCAAAGTAAATGCCACTACAGAGGCAAAGGATCTTCAGGAACTGACCATTGATGAACTTGTCGGCAATCTCAAGACCTatgaaataaagaagaagaagaagaagaagaagaagaagaagaagaagaagaagaagaagaagaagaagaagaagaagaaggataatTAG